The following is a genomic window from Pseudomonas lurida.
TGCACATGTTCGCCGGGCGGAAAACGGCCTCTGTATGTTCCTTGTGATTTAAAAAACTTTTGCACTGCAAGTTGCAGGAGGGCAACCCTCTTTTGCCCTGAAAATGTTACGGAACGGCGTGAAAACCGTGGTGAACGGGCGATTGGGATAGCTTGATCATGGGCCGAAAAACCCTTGGCTGGCAACCGCTTATTGGTCACTCATCAAGGAGTTTAGCCGCTTACGCAGAGATGACGCTGGGGGGGGCGTGCGCGCCACTGGACAGCAGCGCGCGAGGGTCAGGCAGCGATTACTTTTTCTTCTTCGCCGCAGCCGGTGCCGGGCAATCCGCTTCCACGAACTTCACCGAGGCCACAGGGCGGTTGGTCTTGTTCTCGGTGATTTCGTAGCGCATTACAGCGCCCTTGGCCATCAGTTCGCGGTAGCCTTTGTTCAGGCAAACGCTCTGGCCGAGCTGGAAATACACGGCCTTTGGGTTGGCGCGCATCTGCTCGGCGCGGTCGGGCAAGACGCTCAGGTGATCGATCAGTTGCATGCCTTCTACGGTGTAGGCCACTTCCAGGGTTTTTTCGTCGATTTCCCGGGGCAGGTCCTTGTTGCTCTCGGCCGCGACGCTTTGCAGCTTCCTGTTCATTTGGGCCTCCAGCAGCGAGGCCGCCTGGGCGCACACGGGCAATACCAGCGCGAGGGCGACGGATGGGGCGACAAAACGCAGCATGGAACGCAGCATGAAACTCTCCTGATTCGGTTACTGGTGCATAGACCAGCCACTGCGCCGTGCGTTCAGTGGCGCACAATTATAGGTGAGCCTCTGCCACTACAGCCAGGCGTATCGCTGGTAAACTGCGGCCTCTTTAGCCTTCCAAGAGTTTTCACCGTGTCGATTGACCCGTCCCAACGGCGCCTGCGATGAGCCATGCCGTTTCCCGCCTGCGCACCCAGCGCCTGGCCCGCGCCGTCCGGCCGTTCCTCAACCGTGGCTCGCGCGCCGAACGTTGCCCAGGCTGCCGGGTGATCCCCGAGTACTGCCTGTGTGCGTGGCGACCGAGCGTCGCGGCGAAATCCGCCATGTGCCTGCTGATGCACGACGTCGAGCCCATGAAGCCCAGCAACACCGGCTGGCTGATCGCCGATGTCATCACCGACACCACGGCGTTCGCCTGGTCGCGCACTGAGGTCGACCCCGGATTGCTCACCTTGCTGGCCGACCCGCAGTGGCAGCCCTATATCGTGTTCCCCGGCGAATTCGTCGCCCCTGAGCGC
Proteins encoded in this region:
- a CDS encoding PA3611 family quorum-sensing-regulated virulence factor, with product MLRSMLRFVAPSVALALVLPVCAQAASLLEAQMNRKLQSVAAESNKDLPREIDEKTLEVAYTVEGMQLIDHLSVLPDRAEQMRANPKAVYFQLGQSVCLNKGYRELMAKGAVMRYEITENKTNRPVASVKFVEADCPAPAAAKKKK